A single window of Gavia stellata isolate bGavSte3 chromosome 14, bGavSte3.hap2, whole genome shotgun sequence DNA harbors:
- the SLC25A5 gene encoding ADP/ATP translocase 2: protein MTDAAVSFAKDFLAGGVAAAISKTAVAPIERVKLLLQVQHASKQIAADKQYKGIIDCVVRIPREQGVLSFWRGNLANVIRYFPTQALNFAFKDKYKQIFLGGVDKRTQFWRYFAGNLASGGAAGATSLCFVYPLDFARTRLAADVGKAGADREFSGLGDCLVKIFRSDGLRGLYQGFSVSVQGIIIYRAAYFGIYDTAKGMLPDPKNTHIVVSWMIAQTVTAVAGLTSYPFDTVRRRMMMQSGRKGADIMYTGTIDCWRKIARDEGSKAFFKGAWSNVLRGMGGAFVLVLYDEIKKYT from the exons aTGACCGATGCGGCCGTGTCCTTCGCCAAGGATTTCCTCGCCGGCGGGGTGGCGGCCGCCATCTCCAAGACCGCCGTCGCCCCCATCGAGAGGGtcaagctgctgctgcag GTGCAGCACGCCAGCAAGCAGATCGCCGCCGACAAGCAGTACAAGGGCATCATCGACTGCGTGGTGCGCATCCCCCGCGAGCAGGGCGTCCTCTCCTTCTGGCGCGGCAACCTGGCCAATGTGATCCGCTACTTCCCCACCCAGGCCCTCAACTTCGCCTTCAAGGACAAGTACAAGCAGATCTTCCTGGGCGGCGTGGACAAGCGAACCCAGTTCTGGCGGTACTTCGCCGGTAACCTGGCATCCGGGGGTGCCGCCGGCGCTACCTCCCTCTGCTTTGTCTACCCTCTTGACTTCGCCCGAACCCGCCTGGCAGCGGATGTGGGTAAAGCCGGGGCTGACCGGGAGTTCAGTGGGCTCGGTGACTGCCTGGTCAAAATCTTCCGGTCGGACGGCCTCAGGGGCCTGTACCAGGGCTTCAGTGTCTCTGTCCAGGGCATCATCATCTACAGAGCCGCCTACTTTGGCATCTATGACACCGCAAAGG GCATGCTTCCGGACCCAAAGAACACCCACATCGTTGTCAGCTGGATGATCGCTCAGACCGTCACCGCTGTCGCCGGTTTGACCTCCTACCCTTTTGATACGGTTCGTCGACGCATGATGATGCAGTCTGGCCGTAAAGGAG CTGACATAATGTACACCGGCACTATTGACTGCTGGCGGAAGATTGCCCGGGACGAGGGCTCCAAGGCATTTTTCAAAGGTGCATGGTCGAATGTACTGCGAGGAATGGGTGGTGCTTTTGTCTTAGTCCTGTATGATGAAATCAAGAAGTACACATAA